One window of Channa argus isolate prfri chromosome 4, Channa argus male v1.0, whole genome shotgun sequence genomic DNA carries:
- the szl gene encoding sizzled, which yields MATFFTMALLAMAYPLKSFDIGQSTRCVAIPNQMKVCKDVGYSEMRLPNFLGHSNLEGEVVPRSEAWRPLLQTGCHPQAQAFFCSLIAPVCLDTFIQPCRSLCVAVRDSCAPVLACQGYPWPEALDCDRFPAEDDQCISSHIKFSLFAKDLPKPACQNCPSVEDGPALKTVVDAFCHHDFAVTAKIHHRRLPMGEPEFEVEGRVEFIRQGPLLPYDTQHLLQQWLLINLQCANILVRPGRSQLFVLTGFVQRDGILALTHVFPWHKKDVNIAVAIRKWKHHRC from the exons ATGGCAACTTTTTTCACCATGGCTCTCCTGGCTATGGCATACCCTCTAAAGTCATTTGACATAGGCCAGTCTACTCGTTGCGTTGCAATCCCAAACCAGATGAAGGTCTGCAAAGATGTTGGCTACTCGGAAATGCGACTGCCCAACTTCTTAGGCCACAGTAACTTGGAAGGCGAGGTGGTGCCACGTTCAGAGGCCTGGAGGCCCCTGTTACAGACAGGCTGCCACCCTCAAGCTCAGGCCTTCTTCTGCTCCCTCATTGCTCCTGTCTGTCTTGACAC ttttATTCAGCCGTGCCGTAGTCTATGTGTGGCAGTGAGGGACAGCTGTGCCCCTGTACTCGCCTGCCAGGGTTACCCTTGGCCTGAGGCTCTAGACTGTGACCGCTTCCCTGCTGAGGATGACCAATGCATTTCTTCCCATATAAAGTTTAGCCTGTTTGCTAAAG ATTTACCTAAACCCGCCTGCCAGAATTGTCCTTCGGTGGAAGATGGCCCTGCATTAAAAACTGTTGTGGATGCTTTTTGCCACCATGACTTTG CTGTGACTGCTAAAATTCACCACCGCCGTCTACCCATGGGAGAGCCAGAATTTGAGGTGGAGGGCCGGGTTGAGTTTATTCGCCAAGGACCTCTGCTGCCCTATGACACCCAACACCTACTGCAGCAGTGGCTCCTCATCAACCTTCAATGTGCCAATATCCTAGTGCGTCCTGGACGGTCTCAGCTTTTTGTGCTTACTGGTTTTGTTCAgcgtgatggcatccttgcacTAACTCACGTCTTCCCTTGGCATAAAAAAGATGTTAACATTGCAGTGGCCATTCGCAAGTGGAAGCACCACAGATGTTAA
- the dbx2 gene encoding homeobox protein DBX2, which yields MVSVQSCSRRNMAGSPPALPGFGSSGKSFLIDNLLQSQTHSARSEGIAGGYLRRATCERPRRIWGLEHGAYQGQAQSPQLVKDSGGPLLPHSGVLNNVFLQSPQYLLTCCGGSSPPPVFSKGANIRMWSADISPKSRRGILRRAVFSEEQRKELERTFRRQKYISKTDRNKLAADLSLKESQVKIWFQNRRMKWRNCKEKEVHSTRSPMNELMARGLAREEEPSQNNNNAKTESSSPQRSVRNT from the exons ATGGTCTCAGTTCAGAGCTGCAGTAGGAGGAATATGGCTGGCTCTCCTCCTGCGTTACCGGGCTTCGGGAGTTCGGGAAAGAGTTTTCTTATTGACAATCTGTTGcagtcacagacacactcaGCCCGTTCAGAGGGGATAGCAGGTGGATACCTGAGACGTGCAACATGTGAACGTCCGAGGAGAATCTGGGGCCTTGAGCATGGAGCCTACCAAGGCCAGGCACAGAGTCCTCAGCTGGTGAAAGATTCAGGGGGACCACTTTTACCACACTCAG GTGTGCTGAACAATGTTTTCCTGCAAAGCCCACAGTATCTACTAACATGCTGTGGTGGGTCCAGCCCCCCTCCTGTCTTCTCCA AGGGTGCAAATATTCGAATGTGGTCTGCAGATATAAGTCCTAAATCACGCAGAGGGATCCTCAGGAGGGCTGTGTTTTCTGAAGAACAACGGAAGGAGCTGGAGAGAACTTTTCGGAGACAGAAGTACATTAGCAAGACAGACCGGAATAAATTGGCAGCTGATCTTAGTCTAAAGGAGTCACAG GTGAAAATCTGGTTTCAGAACCGTCGAATGAAATGGAGAAACTGCAAGGAGAAGGAGGTTCACAGCACTCGCTCCCCAATGAATGAGCTCATGGCCCGAGGTCTTGCTCGAGAAGAAGAGCCATCGCAGAATAACAATAATGCAAAAACAGAGAGTTCATCACCACAGAGGAGTGTCAGGAACACATGA